Genomic segment of Picrophilus oshimae DSM 9789:
TCCTTTGTCTTCCTGCCTGTTTCCTTATCTATGTATGAATAAATAACGAATTTCCCGGAATCCTCAAAATGCCTTTCCTCTATCTTTCCTGATTTTGATTTTGTTTCATAGTCTTCCATAAAATATAATATATATAAATTATAAAAGTTCACTGGTTCTTTCTTAATACTTCATAGCCCTTTTCTGTTAATTCATAGTATGACCTTGAGCTATTTGATTTTCTGGCCTTTATCTTAAGCGTCTTTTTCAACGAGGATGTTAACGAATTTCTATCGACTTTGTTTCCATAATATCTTATATAGCCCTCCTGCTTTAGATGCTTAAATGCGAATCTTACCTGCTCCTTATCGGCCATATGACCCAGAAGCCTGCGCCATATTATTGACGGCGAATCCGGGCCGTACTTATCCAGATGCTTTAAAATATCCATTTCCAGATCGGTAAGCATTGATATGATATTATATTCATAAAATAAGTATTTTTTCATTTAAAATATTATTTAAAGGTTCTTTAATTTGATTTTTTTTGAAAAATATTAATATTTATTTTACAATCCGATTAGGATGGATAAGAGAATCTTCATCGTCATAGGCCTATTGACAATGTCTTTTAACTCTCTTTACCAGTACTCATGGAATGCGTTTGAACCACTATTAAAAACAGGTTTAAATGTAACACTGGTACAGGTTGAGCTTGCATTTACATTATTTGCAATATTTTCAACGGTATTTCAGGGTATAGGCGGTTTCTTTGCAGATAGAAGGGGCCCAAGAATTGTTGGAATAATATCTGGAATACTTTCGGCAACAGGTTTTCTTGGAACTGCATTGATACACAATTTATATGCATTTTATATTTCATGGTCAATAGGGAGCATAGGCGAGGGAATACTCTATGGAATATCAACAAACCTTGCGGTAAAGTGGTTTATAAAAAGACGTGGATTATCAACAGGTATTGTCTCGCTTGGCTTTGGCCTTGGTGCCAGTGTGGCAAACATATTCATTTACAGGGCCGTGGATTTTGAATCTGTGATGCTTATAATAGGCATAACAGAGGTAATATTAATACCTGCAATGATGTTCTTTGTTGAATACCCGGGCAAAAATCTTACAGGAACGAAGGCCTCAAGGAATTTAAGGCAAAAAAGATTCTGGATTCTATATTTATCATTTATAACAGCATCACTACCTCTAATGGTTATATCATCATCCTTTGGATATATAGGAAAACAATTGCCAGCAGTTGAGTTTACAATTCTTTTATCAGTATTCCCATTGCTAAGCGGCACCAGCAGGCCCCTGCTAGGACTTGTTTCAGATTACATAGGCAGGCCGATGATGGTTCTAATAATAGATGTATTTTTAATACTTGGATCTTTAATGCTGATATTTAATGTGTTTGCTGCAGCAATAGTTCTTATAGGCTTCTTTGGTGGCTCAATGATATCGCTATATTTCTCACTTGTTGGCGATCTCTTTGGAACAAGATTTTCTACCGCAAACAATGGAATATTCTATACAGGCAAGGCCGTCTCAGGCGTAATAGGAAGCTCACTATTTGCCATAATGTTTAAAATAAATCATTACTATTCATACATCTTTGTTCTTTTATTCTCAATACTTGGAATAATATTTCTTTACACGGCATCACATGACATTATAATAAAAAATAAGAAATCTTAATTTTATTCATCATAGGCTGTTACCAGTGGAAATCCTGAAAAATATAATGAGTATATACCCCCTGCAAGATTGTAAACGTTTTTTACACCGTTTTGTTCAAGATATGAGGCGACATAGATGCTTCTGTGCCCTGAGGCGCAGACCAGAACTATGTTCTTGTTCATATTTTTAATCTTTTCAATGTTGTCTGGTATTTTATACATTGGAATAAGTATTGAATCCTTGATATGCATCTCGTCATATTCAAATGGTTCACGTACATCGATAATTACCTTATTTTCAAGCTTATTGAGATCTTCAGGGTATATATCATTTACCATAGGTGAAAAATAATAAAAGAATATTTAATCATTTTGTAATAAAATATTAACTTATATAAACAAATATCAGAAATCAATATTAAAAATATTTAAAATAAAATTTAGAAGAATTTTGTTGTTGCTATTACACTGCCTGCTATTAAATCGTTTAATGCCAGTGTATTGTAATTTACATTATGCGTTGCATATGATGAATTGCTTGATGAGCCATTGTATGATATGTACATTAAATTATAGAAGTATCCACCAAATGGATTGTAGACAAAGTTGTGTACATATGGCTGGACAAAGTAATATGTGTATGGCATTGGAAGCCACATGTATGCATATTGATCATATACTATCTTTGAAACTGTCTTCATATCCTTTATCTGTGTTGTTGCATTGACAAAGTCCAGGAAT
This window contains:
- a CDS encoding DUF2250 domain-containing protein, whose product is MLTDLEMDILKHLDKYGPDSPSIIWRRLLGHMADKEQVRFAFKHLKQEGYIRYYGNKVDRNSLTSSLKKTLKIKARKSNSSRSYYELTEKGYEVLRKNQ
- a CDS encoding OFA family MFS transporter, with translation MDKRIFIVIGLLTMSFNSLYQYSWNAFEPLLKTGLNVTLVQVELAFTLFAIFSTVFQGIGGFFADRRGPRIVGIISGILSATGFLGTALIHNLYAFYISWSIGSIGEGILYGISTNLAVKWFIKRRGLSTGIVSLGFGLGASVANIFIYRAVDFESVMLIIGITEVILIPAMMFFVEYPGKNLTGTKASRNLRQKRFWILYLSFITASLPLMVISSSFGYIGKQLPAVEFTILLSVFPLLSGTSRPLLGLVSDYIGRPMMVLIIDVFLILGSLMLIFNVFAAAIVLIGFFGGSMISLYFSLVGDLFGTRFSTANNGIFYTGKAVSGVIGSSLFAIMFKINHYYSYIFVLLFSILGIIFLYTASHDIIIKNKKS
- a CDS encoding rhodanese-like domain-containing protein; the protein is MVNDIYPEDLNKLENKVIIDVREPFEYDEMHIKDSILIPMYKIPDNIEKIKNMNKNIVLVCASGHRSIYVASYLEQNGVKNVYNLAGGIYSLYFSGFPLVTAYDE